CTTGCTCGTGTCCACATCGCCACTACCGGAGCAATCGTACCGCTCGATCACCTTCACGTCGCCGCCGGGAACTTGCTGATGAACCGCcgtgcgagaaaaaaaaaataaacacccAGATCAAAAAGTGTCACACAAAGGAAAGATATATGACGGTGTTTTTACTGCCAGCAGCATGATGTCAGCAAATATTCGTAATCGTACACCTTCTTTCGCTTACCTCCAACCCTTTTGCCCGGGGATCGACACCGGAATCGAGGATGGCAATCGTGACCTCCCGGCCATCGTATTCCGGATATTTGCGGAGGAAGTTCAACACTCCGGTTTCCTGCTTCGGTACCAGCGACGTTACGGGGAACTTGGCCTCGATAACACTTTCCATTTCGGCACAAAATTTAACCGGAGCTGGCTGGTTTGCTTTGCAAGAGGATTCACAATCCTTGCTCCCGGTTTTTGTGGTGCGGTTTTCCAAGTCTTTTGCACTTTCCGGACTAAATTTTCCTACTAGAACAGCGGCGGGAGATGCAAAACACTTGAGATTGTTCTTATCACGGTTAGCTTTATCTCGAAAAACgttaaaaaatgataaaaaatccCCTTTCTTGCTGTGAACTCGAgattctaacctcaaagccaaaacaacagTCTTTCCAGGGTTGTTGcccattttccacttcaaaaTCTGATTTTTGCTAAAAAATGTTGCATAACTTTGTTCAAAGTGCTTTATTTTATTGGACATCACTGTAGCTGCAGCACACAGCATAATGCTGTCAGCTGTCGGCTATTAgtatctccctctctccttagACACATTTTCGTTCTTTCTCCCTCGAAAGGCTGATTTAGGGACTCTTGCACCGTTTTTGGCGATCTCTGtgcttcaatttaaaaaaaagccgtTATTCATTGATTACTGACACGTGGTTCACGCGTTCGCAATCCGAATCGTTGGCGGAGTTTCCTCCGATTTCTAGTAGATTTTCTCATTTCACAATAAAAAACGCTCGAAACAACCGAAAATACAACGTACAGTTCCCATCGCTTTATTATTCCTTCAGCCAGAGGTCAACATCATCCCGCCTTCGTGAGTACAATTTGCGAGATACGTTCGGATAATATGCGCATAAATCACATTCAGCTTAAATAGTACCACTTCACGTACCCCTTCCTGTTCTGATGCACCCTTTCGTCGTCCATTTTTCTGGCATTTTACCCCGCCGGATCATTGCCGCTGCTGCGCGTTGGTTGGATAATTCCGCTTCTGTGCACCTTTTCATACCTAGCGTACCTTGTCCAGTTTCGAACGCCCGTCTCCCGCTGGCAACATCTTCAGCAGAAAGTGCACGCGCGCGTGAAAGATGGAAAGCATCTTCCGGACAGTGCATTTTCGCTTGCATCTAGCTCTAAGTTGCCAGTAGGAGGTAGATCTGCTCTTCTACCGggtaaatatataaatatgtGTATTGAGTGATTCCATATAATAGAGGAGCTGGAGGGGATAGCTATCCAAAGATGTCTAACTTCGTGCGGTCCAACTGCAAAACCTTCACAAAACACTCGAGCCTCCTTACTTGTCACCGATCCCATACATTTCTCAAATGCGTACGAATATACATATTTATACTTTGATCGTTTACATGCTCTTCTGCTGAGGAGATGGTTGTGTTATTACATTTTGATTTTAATCCTTTATCTGTCGTCCCGTAGCGTCCCATGCCTCAAAAATATGATGTCGATTCTTGATCCCTTATGCTCGCATTCCCTTGCACTAGGATAGGGTTGGTGGCGTTCGTTGATTTTTAATCCCATCTATGTTTCCTAGGTATAGCTGACAGGCTGTTTAATGTGCCGTTGATATTCCCTCCTCGAAAGGAGAAAGCACGCACGGTAATTAACGGTGCGAGTAGCGCCTTCAAAAGTGCTTAAACCATCGGTGAGCAGAGAGTTTGATGAATAAAAATACGCTTATAAAAGTCCAAATCCTTTCAGTTCGTCCATATACTGGGCACAAGCAAAAGCTTTTCCTATAATCGCTTATTAAATAGTAGAAAAGATGTAGCAGCCAAGTGAGCCATTGAGGTTCTCCAGAGGTCGTCATAAAAGGTGTTCCAATCTATACGCATTACAATTTAGCTACTTCAAGAGTGGACCtacacaccagcaccgagtTTATCGTGTGCAATGGGTTTACGGTTCCGGCGAAGCATGATATGTGCTTAAAACGATGCTTATGCCTCACGAGCCACGCACCGTGTTGGTGGTGTACGAAAAATCCCTAAATGTGTCGTTCAGCAATGAATGTAGGGTGAATCTACGGCATCCCGCCCCGGTCATGATAAGCGGGGGCATgaaaaactatttaaaaaaGTTATTTCGCAATAGTGCCCAAGCTTACCACAccgttgttttcttcttttttttttttgaaaccTGATATCTGTTAGCTACAAAAGAGTGCCCTTGTTTGAAATGTTCATCATTCTTCAAGATTTGTGTAAAAAGTTCGCAAGCTGCTCACGCATATGGCGCTTTAAGATCGGCAGTGGTTTTACCGCGCTTGGCTAAAAGTGAGTACTCATAACTCGCATGTTTCACATGCACTGGTTCTACCTAGAAAATTTGCCTccaaaaatgtgtaaaatccTTTCTACTCTAcactatttttgttttgtcacaCTTTTGCCTTGCGCAGTTCGCTGGTTCAGCAAACGTGAGCAGCGCCTATCCTAGGATTCTATCCTTTCACTTTCGGTGGAATCGAATCACTCAAAAACGCCCCTTGGATCAAACCGCTGGCCTTCTAAGCCACATTCGATGCCTTAATCTTCTGCTGAAGCTCAAAGGAAAACATTGCCAACAGAGCACATCCAAGCAAGCATATTAGTATTATAAACTAGCAACTCATCTTTCATTATGCACTTCATAACCATTTCTCGTTACCATGTTTAGTGAAACAGCATTGTAGTGTGCCTTTtgtattaaatttaatttaatgtttCGCCCCCCCTTCTTTTCGTCGCTTATCAAACGCCCGACATGCTTATTTACGTCTCCAGCATTAACGTGCAATTTCTTCTGGGTAATTATATAGTgaaaaaccgacaaaaatgaagaaaaaacaaaccaatggaaaacacaagacacaagtttcggaaaattaaaagaaataaaaaaaaacacacaaataagCCATATCATTAGTAAATCTCAGTTTTACAATTATCGCTATATGATTCGTTTGCATAAAACATGGCCCTGTTAAATGTAAAATAATTatatgttttattaatttacaAACCTCGGCAAAAGAGTCCCGGATGCCCTACTCATTAATCTTTCCTACTAAATTCCAATTTCCTGTTGCTGTGATGTATGATAGAAAGATGGAACGATaacgttgaaaaaaaaaccgatcatCGATACGCCAGAGTTTGCTAACCGGCTAAATCCGTACCGGCAACAAGGATGTGGAATCTTATAAAGATTCATAGGCATCATTTCCTGGTGGACAAAAACAATGAATGCGCAATCCACGTGCaataaacagaaaataaaGTGTTGATACTAGCAGTGTTTCAGCATTACGAAGAACAGGATAGTTAGCAGTGTTCTATCatacttaaaaaaaatcatacatCAACATCCTTTTACATGCTTCGATTTGCTACACAAATTGTGCACAGAAGATCAAAAGCTAACAAAATTCTGGACAAACCGATCTATAAACTGCGTTCCTTACACACACGCCCTAACATTGACTTATAACACTCGTTTCGTTTGTGCGCGCCACACCATTTTCTCTACCAAGCTCTTATCGTAACCACGCGAATAGAGTAATTCTGGACCGAAAAGGAAAGCATCAATTGTGGAATATTACAAATAGCGTTTTAAATATTACATAAAAATGACAcatattaaaaaaaggaagaaccaTCTATCCACTGTCGTCTATCCGCTAcactctcctttttttctcctcctctcgctCTTTATCGCTATCTGTCGTGTGATGTTCGTGAGGGAACTGTAAAGCGCCAAAGTGCCCACTGTTCCGTTGGTTTTGTCACTTTTTCTATTCGCTGCGAGACGGTGGAGCAGGGTGAAATCTGATCCGAAATGCGTTCGGCATTCGGCGGAGACTGATAATCGAGAAGCGGAGCGGTGTAAGCCAAGAGATACGTACTTGTTACTGCAAAGCGTTGTGAAGGTAAAGCTAGGGATGAAGGATGAAAACTTTATGAGATCACTCTCTCGTCGGGGCGCATAGAGAGGTCGGCTGGTTTTGGGGCAAATCATAGCATTTCGCTGGTGTTGCTTCGCATTCCGCCAAAACTTTGCTGTCTGCTTTACAGAGGCTGTACATAGCTAAGCAGTAGAGATAAATATTCTAACGTGCCTGGAGCTCAGAAACTGTCCCTCTGTTGTCGCATGAATGTGGATTCTTTCTTGCGCTAAGTGTTGCACCTGTACTGCCTGTCGCTTTTTGCTTCGTTGATTTAGAGGTCAACCATTCGCTCCTAGCTTTATGTTCCTCATTGTGCCTGGGGTGGTAAGTTTACAATATCGTTTTCCTTACTTATTTCCCTGATCGTCTgtatatgatgatgattttcctagctactgctgctggtatttGCAGTGCCTCCCAGTACCTTCTGCTCTCTTCCTTGACATGTATTTAGAGTAAAGTAGCAGCGCAGTAGCTATGCAATGCGGTAGTTAGTACAATAGTTGTGGTTTTGCTGTGTATGACTTTCTATGCTTTTGCCttccgtgtgtgtatatatatatttatatatttataaatTGTAGTTCTGTgcactcctcctcttccactcTAGAGTCCACGGAGATGGAGAAGTTGGATTGAAGCTCTCGGCTTCCTTCGAcgactttttctctctctctcttcttctaccACTATTCGTACCCCTTCCTGGCTTGCACTGTAATACGATGTACACGCGCATACCAACAATGCGCTTAAAGTTATCCAGGGAACAcgacattgtgtgtgtgtttttttttgtgtgtgtttctcctttttgctgttttttcgattttctgttcttctcttttttgggATGATTGTAGTAGAAAGTAAAATGTAGTACAAGAAATAGTTCAATGATGATACTGCAAGGAAGATGTGATTTGAGGACGAAACTAATGAGCAACAGCACCGCCGTTAGCAGTTCAActcgattcctttttttctgcgaaGAAAAAGACCACAAAAGAATCATTACTCTGGAGTCCTTCATGGGCACGCGCAACCACGACACCAACACTCCTGAGCACTTACCACTTTCCGTCGCTTCTCCATTGGTGGCAgcctgctccttcttctctccaccatcatcaccgttcaCCTGCGCCGGAGCAGCGGCCTCTCCTTCGGCGGCACCGTTCGTCTTGGCCTcctcaccggcagcaccatcatcctccttcttctcttcaccaTTCTCGCCGGCcttcttatcatcatccttATCCTTCTTGCCGCCCTTGTCCTCGCTGGCCTGTTTCTTCGACTTGCTCTTGGCCGGGgtcgccggtttcggtttcggttccagcGACGGATCCAGCACCAGCTTGCCAATGTTTTTGCGATCGTGCATCTTCTGCATGGCCTCCGCTACGTCCTCGAGCGCCCAGGCCGAATCGACCACCGGCTTAATCTTGCCGTCCTTCCACAGCCCGAAGATCTTGTCCACCGTCGAACGGATGTACTCCGAACCGTCCTGCTGGTACAGCAGATGGCGCAGATTGAATCCGGCCAGGCTCTTGTTTTCCTCGAACAGCTTGATCGGCGAAACCTTGTCCACCTGCCACCACTGCAATGGACAAAAGGAACAGAAGCGTTAGTTGCAATAATCGTCCCCATGTAACTGAAACCGGAGGCAAACTGCACTTACCGAGCGGGCCACACTGAAGAAACTCTTCGTTTCTCCCGTCACGACGTTCGATGAACCGTAGAGAATGTATTTGCCCATCGGTTTCAGCAATCCGTAACCACGGTTGCACTCTTCGCCGCAAAGACAATCCATAACGATGTCCACACCTTCCGTGGTAATTCTGTAATTGAACGCAGAAGCAATCATGAAATCAGTGCCATCGATCAAACCCCCGGgcaaacggcaagcgtaagcAAAATGGCGATGTACTTACTTCCGGACCTCGTTGACGTAGTCAGTACGGTCGATCAGATGATCAATCAGCCCGGTGGCGGCCAGGGCCTCATGCTTGGACTTTGAGCAAACACCGAAAATGGTCACATTCGGGACGGTACGTACCAGCTGGACGATAGCTTGACcctggaaggaggagggaaaacggaaccaaCAGAAACATTaaagcaaaaggcaaacgGACTTGTGAAGAGGCAATGCTAACGGGTGTGTAGCCGGTTTGGccctgtttgtttgctttggcaaGCGGTCCGTCAGTCAACCAGGATTATTGGACTTTACTTCGAAGGCTTTGAAAGGGGGTTCGTCGTCGACTAGACTTTGCTGCGGTCTGCGTCACCGTCACCTCGTCCATCATCTGGCGTAAAGTGAATTATTCCATTTCCCTCATGTATCGCCGTCTGGAGCAATAATGTGATTTCGCTCGTTattcaaatgatgatgatgatgatgcacacacacacacacactctatgCTAGGCGGGGAAACTACACATAAGAGACACTCAACGACGTATGCGTAGGGCCACCGGAGacgatttcgttttctttttccttccctaGCCTATCGGTGCTACTCTGCAGAGCAACGAGCTTCCACCAGATATGATTTATAATATGCAACAATTGAGGCACTGTCTGCCGGCCGGGACAAACGATGGGGACACCAGACTAGAACCGACGGCACTAACTAACCATGACCACATAGCCACATCGATCCAAGAGCCACAGACACTAGGGTAAGGCATAAAACAAAGAACCGGCACCGAGGGAGATGCTACAAGCAGAGATTGAGATTTCATCGAGACCACATCGTAAGATGTCCGTTGGGAGAGTCGCGAGGCCACCTCGATATCTATCCTGCCAGATTTTACGACGAATTACGCCGCCCCGAGTTACGAGACATCTCTCCGGAAATCTTTTCCAAATGTGTCGTTGTACCTCGTTGGCATTAAGTGTGATTGGATTAGTCCGGGATGGGTGCGTCCCCTGTTGCCATTGAATTTGCATATTAAATGCTTTTTGAAAGGAAAACTGTATTTTTAACGCAACCACATTCGCACAGTTGTATCGTATTGAGGCGCTTCTATGTTCCAATTCAACATTTGAAGAGAACCAACTCATTCTGACTCACCTCGCTTATCGTTTGCACACAGAACACACCCTATTCCGTGTgcatttcgctcgctcgctcgctcgctcgctgcaacAGTAATTACACGCAGCACCAAATGTGGGTCTCCACTACAGTCGTATGTGTCCACTAATTACCAATTCTGCGGCACCTCGACGGCTATGATGTTCATCACGGAACCAAACGATACCACCGGTagataaggaaaaaaaagggggggttgAGGAggaagcaaatgaaatcgatCACCAAAGTGCGATAACGGACCGCACACCAAACCGGTACATCATATCGGAGGGTTCCGAGTCCGAGGATCGAATCAACCCCCCATTCCTCCCGCCCCCGAGGCTCCAGTGCAACGGATGACACCCTGACAGCCGGCCGGTGTTGGGGCAAAACATTAGCAAACATTAGCCACAAAGGAAAGCGTGTCACGTACCGCCAACCTACTGGGAAAAAACTGTAAATCACAAACAATAGGAACTAACTGTCCGACCCACGTGCTAGTGCTCCATTAGTGGCAGTAGTGCTGCcgtcacgatcgatcgaccgtaAGGTGAGGGACAAAGGAAGTGTGGCCGGTGTGGTCCGCTCCGCTCTGGCTCCATTACAGTGACGCCAGTTGAGACCGGCGTCAGTGTTGTGGCCGGATGTCTAGCATTTCGATGCCGCACCGCCTTCCCCGGCACAGGTATTAAAAGGTATTCTCCCATATTCATATCCTGCTGCAAAGGGACGATGGCGGACGACGGTGGCGCCCGGCTGTCTGTCTCGATCAATTACCGACCACCGATTGCCGCTGCACCGTGGCACTCGGTTGGGACTGGGAAGAGGGGGACGGCCGGTGTAACCCTAACCTAGCCATTACCGACATTTCCTCATCCATTACCGGCACCGGGGCTGAAGGGTCTCAAAGTCGTAGACCGACAGCGGTAGACAGTACAGTGCGGCGCGGTCGCCAGAAGTCGGCACAAAGCTGGAGCCAGAATCGCCATTAGGTCCCCCCAGAGCGTGCCAGACCGATGGGCCGGAGGAAAGGATGGGAATATTGAGGACGATTGTTGATCGATTGTGTTTTGCTCAATAATAAATGTATTTGTGGCACTATACTGGACGGCTACTCCTTACTAAGGGCGGGCGGAGGTATCTGTGAAGGATGATAATTAGCTTTTGACGGCCATGTTTGCCGTGAACCCCGGACCTACCGCAACCAATTCAAATCATGGACCGCCATCGCTTACCAGAGTTGTGTTTGACCGTTGGGAAAGCAAAAACACACTTCCTcaaatcatttaaaattctTGGATAAACCAGACTCTACCACGTTACTCATATCCAGTAGTTGATCCAATGACGTCATGGGCGCCGCGGTGCATTTCAAACGTTCTTGACACAGTTGCACCTCCCGGTAGAAAGGACTACACGCGCAGTTGAAAACACTTTTAGAGGCCGCACGCTGCACAGTGTTTGTGGAGTTACTGCAATTACTTGGCCAGCACGACCCCGCTTGTCGAAGGTAGCGACATGGCGCCGGTTTATGGTTATCCGGAAAAGCTATTGCCTCGACAGGGCCCTGAGCCCAAACATGCGCCAATAATTTACTAACGTCCTCCATTATGAACGGACTTTTACTCACGATAGGATGTTGGCAGGATCGAGGTGAATGAGGCCaaagggaaattaaaaatggcgattcTATTAATGGCCCCAGGAATAACATCACACAAGTTACGGTGGCCCCATTGTGAATCCTTGATCCCATTTTAAACACATTATGCTATGCGGTATGTAATTTTGTAGGAATAAAGCACTGGACCGGAACGGAATCAAGGCTAAAGGTGCACAGTGACCATAAAATGGAACCAATAAAGTCGATTGAAGATGAATGAGCCGATACCGCTTCCAATTCGCACCCAATCATGGGTGGCAGCACTTGGCCCCAAATAGAATTCGCCGACACCAACGCCAACGTGAAAGCGATAGCTTCACCCTCACCCATCCCTGGATGATCTGGATCGTTGCCGTGCCGGGCACGTTCCGTTTGTTTAATATGCGTGGCCGAAACCACCAATTCGGTAACCACTTGCCCCAGCCAGTGCCTGATTGGTTCGCTGGTACAAGGATACGGGATTAAATACCCCGAACTGGACCGAACCGGACACAATACGAAACAGCAATCTCCCGGACGGCCCCGAACACTTaccacaccaccgccgacggaatgcagcagcagggactTGCCCTCACGCAGCGAAACCAGATCGAAGATGAGAATGTAGGCGACGAGATAGTTCATCACGATGGCGGCCGCATCCTGGTATGTCATCTCCTCCGGAATGTGGTAGCAGTACTTGGTCGGGACGGCCACCAGCTCGGACCAGGCCCGGAATTCCGGCAGTGCCACCACACGGTCTCCAACCTAGAAGGGAGGGATGAGAGAAACACAATAAGAAGTTAGAATTTGTATTCGAATATTTTTTGGACAAAAGAAGTGAAAGCGTAAGGCAAGGGTAGAAAATAATGAATCTTTAATGGAGCAATGTACTATCTCCATTGGAGTTCTCTCGCTAATTTCACAAACTTATTTCAAGGACTTTCTAGCGGATTGTCTTTCTTCTAGTCGGACACACTTGTACAAAAACTTGACAGTTTGCTAACGTTTGCAATATTGATTGAGTGGAAGACCCCGGGACACCTGGCCAACCAAGGTAAACAGTCTGCCAACTTTTCCACGGTCAAAGTACCGCTGCCAGAGTTCAATCAAATAGATGTGACCAAAGAATTCTTTATGGTTTTCTGGCGAGAaactttcttttgctctctttcacACTTCAAGAGAAGCAAACTTTTGTCTCATCCTTCCACGAGACTTAAGCGGATTGCGAACCACATGCTATACATCTCATGCCAGCTGCCAGTAGCCAGGCCATTCCGAGCGAATCGATATTTCACGCTACCTGTCAAAAAGATTATAACCATTCGGCGTGTTTGGAATcagcaaaaaaattgatgaaaaaacTGCTTCTAGGTTTTCTGTAGTTTTGCTTCTTGGAACCACTCGTGAGTTCATCACGGCTAACGAAACTATTTCCAAACGAGATGAAAAGTTCCACCCCTGAGAGCATCAAACGACCACTCTAGAAAACATCATCTTGAACTCGTGCGAACCCGGGGTGGGATTTCATGCACACGTCCTGCGAATTGCAATCCAGACGTTCAATTGTTGTGTCTGCGCCAGGAAATGGACGAGATGAACGGAAGGAAActggcagcagcggtagtagttCCTTCTGGTTCCACGTTTCTCTAtcgttgttcggttcggtggaaaGTGCAGGATGTTGATTATAATGATATTTCTGctattgcagcagcaccgatacCGGCTCCGATGCTGCCcgtcacggcacggcacggatcTTCTGTGAAAGCGAACGTGACCGCCATTCGTAAGCAGACGATACCGATTTtccgtacacacatacacacacctcaGTGGCACTTCAGCTTTGCTTTACGCGTACTCCTTAGGGATGAACGGTAGCAGATTTAAGCGACTCAGCAGCAATACGCTTGGAGACTAAGCTATAGGTCTAATCATAGGTTCAGATGTTCTTTTCTAATTATTTATAAGGAAGCTCTCTATTGATTGTACTACGCCGGTGATTTCGTTGGGTTTTTGGATAAAGACATAATTGATTCCGACGATCCGCGCAGCTCGTTGATGTTAAATGCTGCAAGACGGTCACGTGTATTCGTCAACAATAGACACGGGGGAAAGACGTCAAATAACGATCCACTTGAAATCTCATCAGAAGATTGTTCTTTCTCCTATTCATATCCAATGGCATGGGGTGAAGGATGTCTCCTATAAATAGgattaaaaactttttaccATCGTACCACCCCCCTCTCCATCCGGTACCGCCCAATGCCTAACACCTCGTCCTTTTTCTACGTCCTATTCACAGACCGCGCGCGGTCTCTCAGACATGTCAAACTCAGGGCGGAAGAAATTCATACCGACCCAGATGCAAATCGACCGTCGCTGATcccagaaagagagcgagtgacAAAGGAGACGAAAACTGAaaataacacacacaaaaaaacaatatccAGACGTACCTTGAAGCCTTCCACCTCCTCGCCGACCGCTTCGATCTCGCCGGCGCACTCGAATCCGAGGATGGTCGGCGTTTTCGGCGGAGAATCGATCGCCCCGAGGCGAACCATCAAATCCTGGAAGTTCAGTCCActgaaacgaaaaggaaaagaatagAAGGAAGCCGTTAGCATAGCTCTGTCTCTGTTCGGTCTGGTAAGCTGGTGTGTGGAATTTGGTGCAAAGTGTTCTTCCTCTGCTCCAAGGATCCAAGGACCTCTAGgaccccccttcccttcgacCAAGAATCATCTGGAATATGTtactttaattaaaactcTGCGCTCGAGCGCCTCGAGACAGCACTCCACAAAACTCCCGAAAGCGCGAAAGCACACCGGAGTGTGTGACGAGTGTTGTTTCGTAGAGGGTTTTCAACCGCTgaagacacacacattgcGGCATCCGGATGGTGCGGAAACAACCCCAGCAGCAAACtgtcacaaacacacggtGCACACCAATTTTTACATTCTTCTGTCTGAGCAAATCCCATTCAATGCCGGCAGTGAACCCGAAAATCCGGGGCCATAACCGATGAGAGTCTACCCTTTCACGTTTTCCAGCGGAAAACTACTTGAGAAGCGGCGGCaaatgcagtagcagcagcagcagcagcagcattgctgcAGTTACCACCGGCTAcagtcgatgatgatgctgatgatgatgatgaggatgaggatgttgGCTGGTGTGTTACAAAAAGCGTGAAATTGAAGTCTTTCGCTGCGCTGCCTcgtgatgttgtttgtttgtcggaAAAGTCTCGAATGTCGGTccctaacgacgacgacccgcCACCCGGGACcgagtcgtcatcgtcttcgtcgtggcCGTCAAGTGTTTTGGAGTCACATCGAAGATCGGTTCCGTACCGTGATCCAaacacatcaccaccagcatcctaccagcaccaaccaaccagcgtcAGCCAGGGTCGTGGAAAATCTGTCTCAATAAATCCTCCATCCCGACAAGAGacttcgttctcgttcttaTCCTCGACTCGATGCCGCACCGGAAGACGGGACACTCGAAATGGGAACTGGGACCGGGGAACCCACCTCTCGGTTGCTTCTCCGCACCGCAAACCATAACCAACCACTTGTGACGGGTTTTACGAGTGGCAAAGCGACGGTTAAAGGCTTCCCTTGCTGTCGTGGATTGAGTGCATCGGCCGGCCCCCCTCCATTCGTCGTCGAGTGGCTGCACTAGGCTGAGAGTCTACAAAGGCTCGGTCGAAAGGTTCTGTTCCCTCTACCGAAGGAatgtcatcgtcctcgtcatgGAAAATGTCTCGGTGGTGTGCACCGACTTCGAAGCACCTTTTCCATGGCGAAATCGGAATGAAAAATTCCTCAA
This sequence is a window from Anopheles darlingi chromosome 3, idAnoDarlMG_H_01, whole genome shotgun sequence. Protein-coding genes within it:
- the LOC125955811 gene encoding synaptic vesicle membrane protein VAT-1 homolog-like codes for the protein MTETTEAPVAAQTAETKTPSPTTETAVVTPAENGHADDKAAGGDAKAAAAAVIATEATEEQTTNGAASADEKAKAEAEKKEDPPKEMRAVVLTGFGGFKNVKILKKPEPAPQAGEVLIRVKACGLNFQDLMVRLGAIDSPPKTPTILGFECAGEIEAVGEEVEGFKVGDRVVALPEFRAWSELVAVPTKYCYHIPEEMTYQDAAAIVMNYLVAYILIFDLVSLREGKSLLLHSVGGGVGQAIVQLVRTVPNVTIFGVCSKSKHEALAATGLIDHLIDRTDYVNEVRKITTEGVDIVMDCLCGEECNRGYGLLKPMGKYILYGSSNVVTGETKSFFSVARSWWQVDKVSPIKLFEENKSLAGFNLRHLLYQQDGSEYIRSTVDKIFGLWKDGKIKPVVDSAWALEDVAEAMQKMHDRKNIGKLVLDPSLEPKPKPATPAKSKSKKQASEDKGGKKDKDDDKKAGENGEEKKEDDGAAGEEAKTNGAAEGEAAAPAQVNGDDGGEKKEQAATNGEATESEKKESS